The genomic DNA TTCATCGACCGTCATATCGTCACTTTCGGCGGCGGCCTCGGCGCGGGTGTTGAAGCGGGCGATGTCGCGCAGCATCCCGAGAAACGCGGGACGGGCGAGGTTTGCCTTTTGCGCAAAGAGGCCCTTGAGGTCGCGCAGGGCATATTCCAGCCGCCCGCCATCGAGGCTGACGCCGAAGCTCATGTCACTCTTGATTACCGGCACGTCCAGTTCTGCGAACATCCGGGTGAGGTGGGGGTAGTTGGCGTAGTTGAAGACGATGAAGCCGGTATCGACCGGCTGGTTGCCACGCTTACCGGCTGTCACCGTGCGGGCGTGGCCGCCGAGGCGGGGCGCGGCCTCCATCAGGGTGACGCGGTTGCCGGGGGCCATCAGCAGGGCCGAGGCCATCCCGGCGATACCGCCACCGACAATGGCGATGCGGCGGCCTGCGTTTTGCGCGTCGAATGACATGGGGTGTCCCTTGCAGCTATTGATCCAAGGTCGAAATTTTCAACCGTTCTGCAAGGCTCTACGCACCAGCGGCACAATCGGTTCAAAGATTGATCCGATCCTTGGGCTCTTCCGTAATACCCCATATGCTGGATCAGACAGATACCCTTCAGGCCGCCCGTGCCGCCGCCGCTCCGCCTGCGGGGGCCTTGGTGTGCGAGAGAAGAAAGACAGCGCCTATGGGCTCAGATGGCCAAGATGAGACAGACGCCGCCGCCCTGTCGCCGCCGACCCGGTGGTTGCTTGCGGTGCGCGATGGGCGCGACCGGGGGGCCTTTGCGAAGCTGTTTGACCATTTCTCCCCCCGGCTGACGGCGATGATGCTGCGCTCGGGCATGTCGCGGGCCATGGCGGATGACGTTGTGCAGGACGTGCTACTGACGGCGTGGCAAAAGGCTCATCTCTATGACCCGGCCCGCGCGCAGGCCGCCGCATGGATCTACCGGATTGCCCGCAATCGCCAGATCGACATCATCCGCCGTGAGCGCCGCCCGATGCCGGAGGCGCTGAAGATGGAGAGCGAAGAGGCGGGGAGCGATGCTCAGGCCAGCCTCGCGCTTGATCAGGAGGCCAGCCAGCTTAGGGCGGCCCTGGAAAACCTCAAACCGGAGCAGCGTGAGGTGATTGAACGCGCCTACCTCTCCGACCTTACACATAGTGAAATCCGCCAGAGCACTGGCCTGCCGATGGGCACGATCAAATCGCGCATCCGGCTGGCTCTCGAACGCCTGCGTCATGAACTCAAAGGACTAAGATAACCATGTCGCCTGTCAGTCATCATATCCCCGAGGATATCATTGAAGCCTATGCGAGTGGGGCGCTGCCCCATGGCTTTTCTGTTGTTGTTGCCACCCATCTTTCGCTTTGTGACAGCTGCCGCGCTGTGGCAGAGGCCTGCGATGCGCTGGGTGGCGTGGCGTTAGA from Oceanicola sp. D3 includes the following:
- a CDS encoding sigma-70 family RNA polymerase sigma factor, with protein sequence MLDQTDTLQAARAAAAPPAGALVCERRKTAPMGSDGQDETDAAALSPPTRWLLAVRDGRDRGAFAKLFDHFSPRLTAMMLRSGMSRAMADDVVQDVLLTAWQKAHLYDPARAQAAAWIYRIARNRQIDIIRRERRPMPEALKMESEEAGSDAQASLALDQEASQLRAALENLKPEQREVIERAYLSDLTHSEIRQSTGLPMGTIKSRIRLALERLRHELKGLR